The segment GACTGCCATCCGATGATGGTCCGGCAAAACAAGTGGCGAGCGTGCCGCTTCGGCTCCGACGCCAAGCTGGTCAACTCGTACACCTACGAGGTCGAGTCGGTCAGCACCGTCGTCGCTCGTTTGATCGAGCGTTTGACGCCGTCGGCGATTGAGCTCGGCTGCGAGCCATATTTGCTGCGCGCGCAAGAAATTGCCGACCGACCCACGTGGGCCGATCGGCAACGATTGATTCTGAAAGAAACTGGCGATCCGACTGAAATCGTGCGACGAATGACCGAGCAGTCGCGCATCGAAACGTCAGCAGCCGCTGAATAGCCGCCTTACAGGCCTTACAGGTTGATGCCCTGCGGCTTGAAATAATCTGGTTCCGCGCCGGGGATCCATTTGATGTTGCAGCCGATGCTGGGCGCCTGATCGTCGCTCGGAGTGTCGCCGGCCAGGACGACGTCGACCGCTTTGCGGAGATCTTCGCCGGTCACCGGAACTTCGTTGCCGGGACGGCTCGGATCGAACTGCCCGCGATAGGCGAGCTTCTGATCTTTGTCGAAGACGTAGAAGTCAGGCGTGCAAGCCGCTTTGTACGCCTTGGCGACCGCTTGCGTTTCGTCGTAGAGATAGGGGAACGTGTAGCCCCGT is part of the Blastopirellula sediminis genome and harbors:
- a CDS encoding thioredoxin family protein — encoded protein: MVKTASTMLPLGTQAPDFSLINVDGKTVSLADFAGAPALVVIFMCNHCPFVKHLADDLAAFGQEYQAKGAAVVAISPNDVSNYPADSPEKMVAEAEERGYTFPYLYDETQAVAKAYKAACTPDFYVFDKDQKLAYRGQFDPSRPGNEVPVTGEDLRKAVDVVLAGDTPSDDQAPSIGCNIKWIPGAEPDYFKPQGINL